From the genome of Vibrio gangliei, one region includes:
- a CDS encoding DUF2955 domain-containing protein, producing MRLLRHQALTTNEFRQCLRIATGATLGFFLCKLFGWQNGVFYTVTPVLLLGLVPQITPHVVRQVLASAVVSAIEVGLIAGILAEHPALMTMAAFAMFLYRFIAMSKGSLFLFGATGVINLSIMLHFASYPTVNINILISDNVVSSCTSILIAYLMMYLWPDVEARPPMPAVEKKSHRMRHEALLGSIMATLSFIVFQTLDLKDSMSAQATSLLLLFPMNWDGMLGYARKRAIGTILGVSFGIMVQMILYDWSNMLVLVVPLLWIGLMIFSHAHVKEASGSGVGFGAMTTLGILFGQYLQPNGDLIFSALYRMSSIAVAIVITLMACFVLHKLLNRFEATRFGA from the coding sequence ATGAGATTACTTCGCCATCAGGCACTCACGACCAACGAATTTCGTCAGTGCTTGAGGATTGCGACTGGAGCAACGTTAGGCTTCTTTCTTTGTAAGTTATTTGGTTGGCAAAATGGCGTGTTTTATACGGTTACGCCAGTGTTGCTATTAGGGCTAGTGCCTCAAATTACCCCGCATGTAGTGAGACAAGTGCTGGCATCGGCGGTTGTGTCTGCCATTGAAGTGGGTTTGATTGCTGGGATCTTGGCAGAGCATCCTGCTCTCATGACCATGGCTGCCTTTGCGATGTTCTTATATCGCTTTATTGCCATGAGCAAAGGTAGTCTATTTTTATTTGGTGCAACGGGCGTGATCAACTTGAGTATCATGTTGCATTTTGCCAGTTATCCAACAGTGAATATCAACATACTGATTTCGGATAACGTGGTGTCTTCGTGTACTTCGATTCTTATTGCCTATTTGATGATGTATCTCTGGCCAGACGTTGAAGCCCGTCCCCCAATGCCTGCGGTCGAAAAAAAGTCGCACCGCATGCGTCATGAGGCGCTTCTTGGTTCGATTATGGCAACCTTGTCATTCATCGTGTTTCAGACACTCGACTTGAAAGATTCTATGTCTGCACAAGCCACCAGTTTATTGTTACTATTCCCAATGAACTGGGATGGCATGTTGGGTTATGCGCGTAAACGAGCCATTGGTACGATTCTCGGTGTGAGCTTTGGCATCATGGTGCAAATGATCCTATACGATTGGTCAAATATGCTCGTGCTGGTGGTGCCGTTGTTGTGGATTGGTTTAATGATCTTTAGCCATGCACATGTCAAAGAAGCCAGTGGTTCTGGGGTTGGGTTTGGCGCGATGACGACGCTTGGTATTCTGTTTGGCCAATATTTGCAGCCGAATGGAGACTTAATCTTCAGCGCTTTGTACCGAATGAGCAGCATTGCCGTCGCGATTGTGATCACCTTGATGGCATGTTTTGTTCTGCATAAATTATTAAATCGGTTTGAGGCCACTCGTTTCGGTGCATAG
- a CDS encoding HlyD family secretion protein, translated as MTPDQQFARLVRIAMFGFAFVFIYFLIADLKMPVTTESMATRSITKVAPQVSGRIDMVNVRNNQMVKKGDVLFKIDSRPFELAVDEARLALEQAKQNNQELDAALEAAQANVRAAQSTSEQRNREAKRMINLLKNHGVSQQERDTAVSNAQSARANLLAAKAELEKIKVTRGLAGEENLTIRQAQNHLKQAELNLSYTQVKAEQDGLVTNLHLEEGSFKSAGSPALALVSNKVDIIADFREKNIAYTNAGDIALVAFDGRPGQLFDAQVESIDAGVSSGQFDANGQLATPTSSDRWVRDAQRLRLHLSLMEPLDFSAAAGARTTVQLVPDNVFFAFIAKLQIKFISLLHYIY; from the coding sequence ATGACACCAGATCAACAGTTTGCACGTCTTGTGCGAATCGCTATGTTCGGCTTTGCCTTTGTATTCATTTATTTTTTAATCGCCGATCTCAAAATGCCTGTCACGACAGAGTCGATGGCAACGCGTTCTATTACCAAAGTTGCGCCGCAAGTCAGTGGTCGAATTGACATGGTCAATGTGCGTAATAACCAAATGGTGAAAAAAGGGGATGTGTTATTTAAGATCGATTCGCGCCCTTTTGAGTTGGCAGTTGACGAAGCGCGCCTCGCTCTGGAGCAAGCGAAACAAAATAACCAAGAGCTTGATGCGGCGTTAGAAGCAGCGCAAGCCAATGTTCGTGCGGCGCAAAGTACCAGCGAACAACGCAATCGTGAAGCCAAACGCATGATCAATCTTTTGAAAAATCACGGCGTATCGCAACAAGAAAGGGATACCGCGGTGAGTAATGCCCAATCCGCACGTGCGAATCTACTGGCAGCGAAAGCCGAGTTAGAGAAAATCAAAGTCACCCGCGGCTTGGCAGGGGAAGAAAACTTAACCATTCGCCAAGCGCAAAACCACTTAAAGCAAGCGGAATTGAACTTGTCGTATACCCAAGTGAAAGCGGAACAAGATGGTTTGGTCACCAACTTACATTTAGAAGAAGGCAGCTTCAAAAGTGCAGGTAGTCCAGCGTTAGCCTTGGTGTCGAATAAAGTCGATATCATTGCTGATTTTCGCGAGAAAAATATTGCCTATACCAATGCTGGCGACATTGCGTTAGTGGCTTTCGATGGACGCCCTGGTCAATTATTTGATGCTCAAGTTGAAAGTATCGACGCTGGTGTTAGCTCTGGTCAGTTTGATGCTAATGGACAATTGGCCACACCTACATCCTCCGACCGTTGGGTACGTGATGCGCAACGACTGCGTTTGCATTTAAGTTTGATGGAACCGCTCGATTTTTCTGCGGCAGCAGGGGCACGTACTACTGTGCAGCTTGTGCCTGATAATGTTTTTTTTGCTTTCATTGCTAAATTACAAATTAAGTTTATTAGCCTGCTTCACTATATTTATTAA
- the slyA gene encoding transcriptional regulator SlyA: MDSLEQQHLQHLPLAERLGRLTRLWRMVADAELSPLGLTHPRWSALWKLRQLGDCISQKCLAEGLEIELASLMRTLNQLEEQNLITRQPCPNDKRARLVCLTPQGEKILRQMEKRIFNVRKKVLSGLSEQQLQEFEFVVEKITRNACEQLKR, encoded by the coding sequence ATGGACTCATTAGAACAGCAACATCTTCAACATTTGCCGTTAGCAGAACGCCTAGGACGGTTAACCCGTTTATGGCGCATGGTTGCAGATGCAGAATTGAGCCCACTGGGCTTAACTCATCCTCGATGGAGCGCATTGTGGAAACTGCGTCAGCTTGGTGATTGCATTAGCCAAAAATGTTTAGCGGAAGGGCTTGAGATTGAATTGGCATCATTGATGCGCACCTTAAATCAGTTGGAAGAACAAAATCTTATTACTCGTCAGCCTTGTCCTAACGATAAACGTGCCCGACTGGTTTGCTTAACCCCGCAAGGGGAAAAGATTTTGCGACAAATGGAAAAACGCATTTTCAATGTCAGGAAGAAAGTCCTATCTGGATTATCAGAACAACAGTTGCAAGAGTTCGAATTCGTCGTTGAGAAAATTACACGTAATGCTTGTGAGCAGTTAAAGCGCTGA